The sequence TTCTCACCACCGGCCTGGTTTTCGAGGGATCCTTTAACCGCGCTATAGAGGTTAGCCGATAGTTGGGCGACCACCTGCTGGGCCACCTGGTCGGGCAGGTTACCAATACCAGGGAGTTGCCGAAACCCCTGGTAACCGGGAGCCCGGTCAAAGGCTTGAGTGACGGTGTGCTTGAGCAGATCATCGACTTCTGGCTTGACCTGGGGCAGCACGTTATAGACCGTCAGGGCGGCCAGGCGTTGGGCCAGCACCTCAAGATCGTTCATGCCGCTGACATCGATATAGCGCCGGTTTGAGGCCGGTTCGAGCAGGGTCTGAGTTAGGCTACCGTCGCGAATGAGCGCCTGCATCTGGTCAATAATGCGCAGTACCACGATCTCGGTGACTTCTACGGCTACCTGACTGATCACAAATCGGCTAATGCTGTTCTGAATGGGGTCGAGGTTAATTAAATTCGACTGGTTGATGCGAATGGTGGTAGGGATCAGGCGAGACAGCGCTAACCAGGGCAACCTCAGGGCGCTAAAGGGAATGATCAGCAGCAGGTCGTACCAGCGCCAGAGCATGGCATCGCGCCAGGTGAAGTTTTTATAGCGGCGATCGAGGTAGATACTGCGGGCCAGTAGCTCTAAGCCAAACAGCAGGTTAAACCAAATATCGATGCGCCAGAAGCGGTCTTTAAAGCCCCCATGAACGGCGATGTGGCGAAAAAAATTAGTCTCCATTAAGGGGCGAATTTCGCTGTTGAAAAACGCGATCTCTGTGGGGAAGCCCGCCTGGCCCAAGTGAGCAACTTCCCAAAATTCGGTAAACGCGTCGGTGGCAGATTCATTGTCCATGCGATCGCGCATATTGTTCTTAATCCGTTCCAGGTTGCCTGACCGATTGGCGATTTGAAAAGGATTTTCAGCAATCATGGCGGCACTTTGCTGCTGGAGATCGGCCAAGATCGCCTGGGCCGCTGGGGAGGTCAGCCCGGTTTGTGACACCTGTTGCTCGAGTTGATCGACGGTTGCTAAGTAGTTGGCGGTAAATCGGTGAGGTTCAATGCCTTTAAAGGTTTCACCGTACCAAGTTGTCAACTCGGGCAAAAACCGCAGGTATAAATCGCGCAGCGGAATATAGCTGAGATCGCCAATCACCAACGCCAGGTTAAGCAGCGCCACTGTGGCCATGAGGCGCTCAAACCAAAGCGATTTGGTGCGGCGGGCATCGAACTTAGAAAATTCGCGGCGGTTAGCCGATTTGCGGGGGCGAGATAGGGCAGCCATAGTCGCGGACTCAAGTGCATTCCTCTGCAACAATGCCTGGTCTTCGGCCTTTTGTCATCCTTACCAAGCTGGTTCTGCTCAGATTCGCTACCATCATTATTAACATTTGTTTACAAGGCTGTTCGCGAACCTCCTATGACCGCCGCCCTTTCTTCCTCCGATCGCTCCCAACTCACCTATTGGCCCTGGCGTGACCAGGCGATTCACTACGTCGTAGCCGGGGATGCTCACGATTCCCGGCCCCCTCTGCTGCTGGTCCATGGGTTCGGTGCCTCGACCGACCACTGGCGCAAAAATATTGAGGGGCTCAGGGCCGACTTTCAGGTGTGGGCGATTGATCTGCTTGGCTTTGGGCGATCGGCTAAGCCCGACTGGCAGTACAGCGGTGACCTGTGGCAAGCTCAACTCCACGAGTTCATTACTGAGGTGATTGGTCGCCCGGTGGTGCTGGCGGGCAATTCTTTGGGGGGCTATGCGTCGCTCTGCGTAGCGGCCAACCACCCCGAATCTGCTGCTGGGCTGGTGCTGCTCAACAGTGCCGGGCCGTTTTCTACCCCGGCACAAACCCCGCCCCCGCCCCCCAACCCGATCGCCAAAGCTATTCAATCGCTCATGCTTCAGCCCCTGCCCAGTTGGCTGCTGTTTCAGTACGTGCGCCAGCCCGCCACCATTCGCCGCACCCTCAAGCAGGTGTACCTGGACCAAACTGCGATCACCGACCAACTGGTCGAAGACATTCGCCGTCCCGCCCTCGACCCTGGTGCCCCCAGAGTATTTGCCTCGGTGTTTAAGTCGCGCCAGGGCGAAAAGGTCGATGAACTGCTGCAAAAGCTCTCTTGCCCCCTGCTGATGCTCTGGGGCGAAGGCGACCCCTGGATGAACTGCCGGGCGAAAGGGGCCCAGTTTCGTCAGTACTATCCCGCTCTGAGCGAACATTACCTGCAAGCGGGCCACTGCCCCCATGACGAGGTGCCTGACCAGGTGAACGGGCTACTGCGCGAGTGGGTATTGGGAACGGTAGGTGTGCGGGTGGATGAGATGGCGGGTGGATGAGATGGCGTGGGGGGCTTGGCCTAGTAGGCTGGATTTTAGGGAGACAGCTGAGCTTCTAGGGCTGGCAGATCGGCTTTGAGAAAGACGGCCATGCGGCCTAAGTAGGCGGTACCGGCGCGATCGTAGGCGATCTCTTGCCAGTAGGCAAAGCGATCGCCCTCGCGCAATTCTCCCCGGAGCACTACGTTCTCGCCAGGAGCCGGTCTAGCGCCCCGAGGGGGATAGCGCAGTAGCACTGCGGCCTGTCGGTAGTCATTAAAAATTTCTTGCCCATAGATCGCTCGCAGCGACTCGTCGAGGCGCTCTGGCGTGATCGGGTTAGCGTGGTCCACAACGCTAAAGCGCTCGGTGCGAATCTGGCGACGGTCGATGGCAGGGCTGACGCCGCTGACCGGAAACACCGATGCCTGAAAAGTGAACCGTTGCCCCGGTGCAATTAAACGATTGATCGCCAGTCGCTCTCTGGCCGCAGGGCGTAGGGTAGTGTTGTTGCGAATCCAGGTTTCGGCCAGGGTAGTGGTCTGGCCCGGAATTGCCCAGGTCGGTTGAGCTGCGATCGCAAGAGCGGCCAGGGTTAGAGAGCTACTCCTTACCATTGCCCAGCTCAGCCCACGCCTAAACCCTATTGCCATCGCCCTACCTCTCAAGGAACCCGTGCCCGATGATAACAACTCTGGACTAGAACGAATCAACAGAATGCCCCGGTGGATGATCTCCATCGGGGCATTCTATGAGGCAGGTTAAGGGGGCGATCGCCTAGCAGGTCATGCCCAAAGACAGGCTGTGCTATAGACGCCTAGTATTCAGGCACCGAGGGATCAACCTCTCGGCTCCAGGCCGCGATGCCGCCTTTCACATTGGTGCCCTCAATGCCGTGCTGCTTGAGAATGCCCAGGGCCTTAGCCGATCGCCCACCCATCTTGCAATGCACAATCAGCCGGTGGCCGTTCGCTAGACTTTTTACTTTGTCGACGCCATCGCCGTTCTCAATGTCGGGCAGAGGTACCAGCACAGAGCCGGGGATGCGGGCAATTTCGTACTCGTTGGGGTTGCGAACATCGAGCAGCACCACGTTGTCGTCGCCGCTGTCGAGCACCTGTTTAAGTTCGGCAACAGTCATTTCAGCGATCTCAGCCAACTCCTTCTCTGCCTCCATACGCGCCTGGGGAATACCGCAAAATTCTTCGTAATCGATCAGCCCTTCGATCACCGGACGCACTGGGTTAGGACGCAGCTTTAGCTCTCTAAAGGTCATTTCTAGAGCGTTATAGAGCAGCAGCCGACCGCTGAGGGTTTTGCCTGTGCCCAAAATGACTTTAATGGTCTCGTTCGCCTGAATCACGCCGATGATGCCCGGCAGCACGCCCAATACACCGCCCTCAGCACAGGAGGGCACCAGCCCCGGCGGCGGCGGCTCGGGGTAGAGATCGCGGTAGTTGGGGCCGTCTTGGTAGTTGAAGACTGTGGCCTGGCCCTCAAACCGGAAGATCGAACCGTAAACGTTGGGCTTGTTCAGCAGTACGCAGGCGTCGTTGACCAGGTAGCGGGTGGGGAAGTTGTCGGTGCCGTCAACTACCACATCGTAGGGTTCGAAAATGCCCAGAGCGTTTTCGGCGCTGAGGCGAGTCTCGTAGAGGTCGACCTGGCAGTGGGGGTTAATTTCGAGAATGCGGCTTTTGGCCGACTCAATCTTGGGTTTGCCCACCCACGACTCACTATGAATCACCTGGCGGTGCAGGTTTGACTGATCGACTGTGTCAAAATCGACAATGCCAATGCGGCCAATGCCGGCGGCGGCCAAATACAGCAACAGCGGCGACCCTAAGCCCCCCGTGCCTACACAGAGCACGCTGGCGGCCTTGAGCTTTTTCTGCCCGTCGAGGCCCACCTCCGG is a genomic window of Nodosilinea sp. E11 containing:
- the moeB gene encoding molybdopterin-synthase adenylyltransferase MoeB, whose amino-acid sequence is MLNPNLDDIQLTKEEYERYSRHIILPEVGLDGQKKLKAASVLCVGTGGLGSPLLLYLAAAGIGRIGIVDFDTVDQSNLHRQVIHSESWVGKPKIESAKSRILEINPHCQVDLYETRLSAENALGIFEPYDVVVDGTDNFPTRYLVNDACVLLNKPNVYGSIFRFEGQATVFNYQDGPNYRDLYPEPPPPGLVPSCAEGGVLGVLPGIIGVIQANETIKVILGTGKTLSGRLLLYNALEMTFRELKLRPNPVRPVIEGLIDYEEFCGIPQARMEAEKELAEIAEMTVAELKQVLDSGDDNVVLLDVRNPNEYEIARIPGSVLVPLPDIENGDGVDKVKSLANGHRLIVHCKMGGRSAKALGILKQHGIEGTNVKGGIAAWSREVDPSVPEY
- a CDS encoding alpha/beta fold hydrolase, yielding MTAALSSSDRSQLTYWPWRDQAIHYVVAGDAHDSRPPLLLVHGFGASTDHWRKNIEGLRADFQVWAIDLLGFGRSAKPDWQYSGDLWQAQLHEFITEVIGRPVVLAGNSLGGYASLCVAANHPESAAGLVLLNSAGPFSTPAQTPPPPPNPIAKAIQSLMLQPLPSWLLFQYVRQPATIRRTLKQVYLDQTAITDQLVEDIRRPALDPGAPRVFASVFKSRQGEKVDELLQKLSCPLLMLWGEGDPWMNCRAKGAQFRQYYPALSEHYLQAGHCPHDEVPDQVNGLLREWVLGTVGVRVDEMAGG